Proteins from a single region of Candidatus Poribacteria bacterium:
- a CDS encoding DUF3368 domain-containing protein, whose protein sequence is MPIQPVISNNSPLVGLLGINLLSLLRDLYTEVWIPRKVEKEFLKRDPIIRRKALENAPWIKTVDLTDPQAAAVYAGLDDGEAHALALANEHDARLVLIDDSDGRREAKEIGLMTKGTVGILLEAKEEGLIEVIKPLLIRLRANGMHLSESLINYALQEADEMD, encoded by the coding sequence ATGCCGATACAACCAGTTATTAGCAATAACAGTCCGCTTGTGGGACTCTTGGGGATCAACCTGCTTTCTCTATTGAGAGATCTTTATACAGAGGTATGGATTCCACGAAAAGTTGAAAAAGAGTTTCTCAAAAGGGATCCAATAATCCGCCGGAAAGCCCTCGAAAATGCCCCTTGGATTAAAACTGTTGATTTAACGGATCCGCAAGCCGCTGCGGTTTATGCGGGACTTGATGACGGTGAAGCCCATGCCTTAGCTCTTGCCAACGAACATGATGCACGCCTCGTTCTTATTGATGACAGTGACGGAAGACGGGAGGCGAAAGAAATCGGATTAATGACTAAAGGAACAGTAGGCATCTTGCTGGAGGCGAAAGAAGAAGGTTTGATTGAGGTCATCAAACCGCTTTTAATTCGGTTGCGGGCTAACGGGATGCATCTGAGTGAATCGCTCATCAATTACGCGCTACAAGAAGCAGATGAGATGGATTAG
- a CDS encoding tetratricopeptide repeat protein: MQKPNQEFANKYYKRGVAYTESGDYDCAIEDFTQAIELNPKFAEAYYQRGLAYAKKGEVELAIADYTKAIELKPDFAEAYYYRGGAWLRLGERDKAKADLGTARNLGSDALTTLDKILQDHDRAWKVLGSA; this comes from the coding sequence ATGCAAAAACCGAATCAAGAATTTGCTAATAAATATTACAAGCGCGGCGTTGCCTACACCGAAAGCGGAGATTATGACTGCGCTATTGAAGATTTCACCCAAGCGATAGAACTAAACCCAAAGTTTGCCGAGGCATATTACCAACGCGGCCTTGCTTACGCCAAAAAAGGCGAAGTTGAACTTGCGATTGCAGACTATACCAAGGCGATAGAACTTAAGCCCGATTTCGCTGAGGCGTACTACTATCGAGGTGGTGCGTGGTTACGCCTCGGGGAGCGCGACAAAGCCAAAGCAGATCTGGGGACCGCCAGAAATTTGGGGAGTGATGCCCTCACCACCTTAGACAAGATACTACAAGACCACGATCGCGCGTGGAAAGTCCTCGGCAGCGCATGA